From a single Rodentibacter sp. JRC1 genomic region:
- the pal gene encoding peptidoglycan-associated lipoprotein Pal codes for MNKFIKSLLVAGSVAALAACSSSSNDAAGNGANNNGQTFGGYSVEDLQQRYNTVYFGFDKYNIEGEYVQILDAHAAYLNATPASKVVVEGNTDERGTPEYNIALGQRRADAVKSFLAGKGVEGSKVSTVSYGEEKPAVLGHDEAAYSKNRRAVLAY; via the coding sequence ATGAACAAATTTATTAAATCATTATTAGTTGCAGGTTCTGTAGCTGCATTGGCAGCATGTAGTTCTTCTAGCAACGATGCGGCCGGTAACGGTGCAAATAATAACGGTCAAACTTTCGGTGGTTACTCTGTTGAAGATCTTCAACAACGTTACAACACCGTATATTTCGGTTTTGACAAATACAACATCGAAGGTGAATATGTGCAAATCTTAGATGCACATGCAGCATACTTAAATGCAACGCCTGCATCTAAAGTTGTTGTTGAAGGTAACACTGACGAACGTGGTACACCGGAATACAACATCGCTTTAGGTCAACGTCGTGCTGATGCAGTTAAATCTTTCTTAGCAGGTAAAGGTGTAGAAGGTAGCAAAGTATCAACCGTTTCTTATGGAGAAGAAAAACCAGCTGTATTAGGTCATGATGAAGCGGCATACTCTAAAAACCGTCGTGCGGTATTAGCATACTAA
- the tolB gene encoding Tol-Pal system beta propeller repeat protein TolB: protein MKLIKKLIGVFAVVFAVVSYASAEDEVRIVIDEGVDGARPIAVVPFAGTAPEDIAKIVSDDLRNSGKFNPISVSQMPQRPTSASEVNPEAWTALGIDAVVVGQITATGSGYNISYQLVDTVGASGTAGAILAQNSYVVTNKWLRYGAHTVSDEVFEKLTGIRGAFRTRIAYVVQKNGGSQPYEVRVADYDGYNQFVVNRSSQPIMSPAWSPDGKRLAYVSFENRKSQLVVQDLGSGARKVVASFPGHNGAPAFSPDGSRLAFASSQDGTLNIYVMGANGGTPTQLTRGAGNNTEPSWSPDGNSILFTSDRNGSPQIYRMSANGGDVTPIGGRGSAQISADGRTLVMINGNNNVVKQDLSTGASEVLSTSFLGESPSISPNGIMIIYSSTQGLGKVLQLVSADGRFKASLPGSSGQVKFPAWSPYLTK, encoded by the coding sequence ATGAAATTAATTAAAAAGCTTATAGGCGTGTTTGCGGTTGTATTTGCTGTCGTAAGTTATGCCTCTGCGGAAGATGAGGTTCGCATTGTGATTGATGAAGGGGTTGACGGTGCTCGCCCAATTGCTGTCGTGCCGTTTGCCGGTACTGCACCGGAAGATATTGCCAAGATAGTTTCTGATGATTTACGCAATAGCGGTAAATTTAACCCTATCTCAGTAAGTCAAATGCCTCAAAGACCAACTTCAGCCTCTGAAGTCAATCCTGAGGCTTGGACTGCATTGGGGATTGATGCTGTTGTCGTGGGACAGATAACGGCAACCGGTAGCGGCTATAATATTTCTTACCAGCTTGTTGATACGGTTGGGGCATCAGGTACGGCAGGAGCGATATTGGCCCAGAACAGCTATGTAGTAACCAACAAATGGTTACGCTACGGTGCTCATACTGTAAGTGATGAGGTTTTTGAAAAATTAACCGGTATTCGTGGTGCTTTTAGAACTCGTATTGCTTATGTGGTACAAAAAAACGGTGGTTCACAACCTTATGAAGTTCGTGTTGCGGATTATGACGGTTATAACCAATTTGTAGTGAATCGTAGTTCTCAACCTATTATGTCGCCGGCGTGGTCACCGGATGGCAAACGTTTAGCTTACGTATCATTTGAAAATAGAAAATCGCAGTTAGTCGTGCAAGATTTAGGTTCCGGTGCGCGTAAAGTTGTTGCGTCATTCCCTGGCCATAATGGCGCTCCGGCTTTTTCTCCGGACGGTTCGCGTTTGGCTTTTGCTTCATCACAAGATGGAACATTGAATATTTATGTGATGGGTGCAAATGGCGGAACACCGACACAATTAACCCGAGGAGCCGGTAATAATACCGAGCCTTCATGGTCTCCTGACGGAAACTCAATTTTGTTTACTTCAGATAGAAACGGTTCACCTCAAATTTATCGTATGAGTGCCAATGGAGGTGATGTAACTCCGATTGGTGGGCGTGGTAGCGCGCAAATTAGTGCTGATGGGAGAACGCTTGTTATGATTAATGGTAATAATAACGTAGTAAAACAAGATCTTTCAACCGGAGCCTCTGAAGTTTTAAGTACCTCTTTCCTTGGTGAAAGTCCGAGCATTTCACCTAACGGTATTATGATTATTTATAGTTCTACCCAAGGTTTAGGAAAGGTGCTACAATTGGTTTCCGCAGATGGTCGCTTTAAGGCGAGTCTTCCAGGAAGTAGTGGTCAAGTTAAATTTCCGGCTTGGTCGCCGTACTTAACTAAGTAA